In the genome of Neodiprion pinetum isolate iyNeoPine1 chromosome 2, iyNeoPine1.2, whole genome shotgun sequence, one region contains:
- the fw gene encoding P-selectin isoform X2, giving the protein MSSLSLLVLGSLLQACNLATAQNLQGSDLRCSHPAVPVNAKVSLSTETLNPGTLATYNCDAGYELFGQSTLTCSNRGKWQGELPFCGTNVAFRKPANQSTTVRGGDAAHGNDGDVGTEHDGRRCTETQREHSPWWRVQLMKDYAVKVVRVTTRGCCGHQPLKDLEIRVGNSSTELQRNPLCAWFPGTIEEGVTKTLTCARALVGQYVFLQLVGVEGSLSLCEVEVFATDEFSVDRCASAGTPADTDIAAFNSTCYEFVVTKGGSFQDAKNYCQARGGDLVHGFMGASSNFILNNLERRKNKLKTQLVWIGAEKEPQIAARTWRWVDGEVVQSPAWGKDQPNNYNGEQNCVVLDGGRAWLWNDVGCNLDYLHWICQSKPRMCGSPDKAENTQITGNERSVGSTIEYECPEGFMLVGSRIRTCAESGFWSDIAPDCKFVDCGPLPGLDHGSVTLVDERTTHGALAEYSCNENYTLVGDVRRECGDAALWTGSQPQCMFDWCPEPPAINGGLVTTSGRRAGSMATYSCQNGFILFGDNVLECDMGGKWSGKAPQCRFVDCGAPAQIESGTVKLINGTTTVGSLMEYTCPEDYWLTGEARHVCTKDGKWSDETPYCELISCEEPETPTGSNIVKYDRNVHGVIEYECEAGYLMYGDARRTCGTDGYWTGDVPDCEYVDCGRVQTILYGAVEYVNGTTHLGSEITYSCTPNYRLNGVPRRYCLDNGQWSDATPKCKEVRCPEPVLAEHGILSVTGNDRMLGRTFIITGTVENSNTGATSYKIGASAKYRCERGYKVVGEPLSTCEDNGRWSGEVPQCVYVDCGKPEEIQHGHYTLTSNASYYGAAALYECDGNFELDGFARRLCLENATWSNDTPVCREIRCMDPDRTGVLSAQVSTHSVGGVAHYACPRGYYMEGNGTRICLQNGSWSGSIPACFAVDCKYPGQIENGRVIVVNGSTVYGGAAEYHCLPQFERVGPFLRKCLDTGLWSGQEPTCELVTNDVAEAQGVGTSVGIGAGVILFILLILGLIYLRLRKATPVKNTENVQAADRKEDQNAAVMSYASLNDGTTNTGYENVPEEGLYDSPYSISSSTYGGSNGGRTYDNRHYEVEPTPRNGITINGVSVR; this is encoded by the exons GATCGGACCTGCGATGTAGCCATCCAGCTGTACCCGTTAACGCCAAAGTTTCCTTGTCCACGGAAACCTTGAATCCCGGGACTCTCGCCACTTACAACTGCGATGCTGGTTACGAGTTGTTCGG TCAATCCACGCTGACTTGCAGCAATAGAGGAAAATGGCAAGGAGAACTACCGTTCTGTG GAACAAATGTGGCCTTTCGAAAGCCCGCGAATCAATCGACGACCGTTAGAGGAGGCGACGCTGCCCATGGAAATGACGGTGACGTTGGTACCGAACACGATGGGCGCAGGTGCACCGAGACCCAAAGAGAGCACAGCCCCTGGTGGAGGGTGCAGTTGATGAAGGACTACGCTGTAAAAGTGGTCAGAGTCACCACCAGAGGCTGCTGTG GTCACCAGCCACTCAAGGACCTCGAAATCCGGGTTGGAAACAGCAGCACGGAACTACAGAGGAACCCGTTATGCGCCTGGTTCCCCGGAACGATAG AAGAGGGAGTCACCAAGACTCTAACCTGCGCGAGAGCTCTGGTGGGTCAGTACGTCTTCCTGCAGCTAGTCGGGGTAGAGGGGAGCCTGAGCCTCTGCGAGGTCGAAGTGTTCGCGACTGACG AGTTCTCCGTCGACAGATGCGCAAGCGCCGGAACACCCGCCGATACTGACATTGCAGCGTTCAACTCAACCTGCTACGAGTTCGTCGTTACCAAAGGAGGATCCTTCCAGGATGCCAAGAACTACTGTCAGGCTCGTGGTGGCGATCTGGTCCACGGATTCATG GGCGCCTCGTCAAATTTCATACTAAACAACCTCGAGCGAAGGAAGAACAAGTTGAAGACACAGTTGGTGTGGATTGGGGCTGAAAAGGAGCCGCAGATAGCTGCGAGAACCTGGCGATGGGTGGATG GCGAAGTCGTGCAGAGCCCAGCCTGGGGCAAGGACCAACCGAACAACTATAACGGGGAGCAGAACTGCGTGGTCCTTGACGGTGGTAGGGCCTGGCTATGGAACGACGTTGGCTGTAACCTAGATTACCTTCACTGGATTTGTCAAAGCA AACCAAGGATGTGCGGTAGTCCCGACAAGGCAGAAAACACGCAAATAACAGGAAACGAGAGATCGGTGGGATCGACAATCGAGTACGAGTGTCCTGAGGGATTTATGCTCGTTGGTTCACGGATCAGGACGTGTGCAGAGTCTGGATTCTGGAGCGATATCGCACCAGACTGTAAAT TCGTGGATTGTGGTCCACTCCCAGGCCTGGACCACGGCTCTGTGACCCTTGTGGACGAAAGAACAACCCACGGAGCCTTGGCCGAGTACAGTTGCAATGAGAACTACACTTTGGTGGGCGACGTGAGACGGGAATGCGGCGACGCTGCTCTATGGACCGGGAGTCAGCCGCAATGCATGT TCGACTGGTGCCCCGAGCCACCGGCAATCAACGGAGGACTTGTCACAACTTCAGGAAGACGCGCTGGATCGATGGCGACTTACTCGTGTCAAAACGGGTTCATCTTGTTCGGTGACAAC GTCCTGGAGTGCGACATGGGCGGTAAATGGTCCGGCAAAGCACCCCAGTGTCGATTCGTGGACTGCGGAGCTCCGGCACAGATCGAATCGGGCACAGTGAAGCTGATCAACGGTACGACGACGGTGGGCAGCCTCATGGAATACACCTGCCCTGAGGACTACTGGCTCACAGGAGAGGCGAGGCACGTCTGTACCAAAGACGGTAAATGGAGTGACGAGACTCCGTACTGCGAAC TGATATCATGCGAAGAACCCGAAACCCCAACTGGCAGCAACATCGTTAAATACGACAGGAATGTCCACGGCGTGATCGAATACGAATGCGAAGCAGGGTACCTGATGTACGGAGATGCGCGTCGGACATGTGGCACGGATGGATATTGGACCGGAGATGTTCCTGATTGCGAAT ATGTGGACTGCGGTAGAGTCCAGACGATTCTTTACGGAGCGGTTGAATATGTTAACGGTACGACGCACCTTGGAAGCGAGATCACATACTCGTGCACGCCAAACTACCGGCTGAATGGCGTCCCGAGGAGGTACTGTCTCGACAATGGTCAGTGGAGCGATGCGACGCCAAAATGCAAGGAAGTCCGTTGTCCTGAGCCTGTTCTTGCGGAGCATGGAATTCTCTCGGTTACCGGAAACGACCGAATGCTCGGAAGAACATTCATCATAACTGGAACCGTCGAGAACTCCAATACCGGCGCTACTTCCTACAAAATAGGTGCATCGGCCAAGTACCGATGCGAACGAGGGTACAAAGTCGTCGGAGAACCACTTTCCACCTGCGAAGACAACGGACGATGGAGCGGCGAGGTTCCTCAGTGCGTTT ACGTTGACTGCGGTAAGCCTGAAGAGATTCAGCATGGACACTACACGCTCACGTCGAATGCTTCATACTACGGAGCCGCGGCTTTGTATGAGTGTGACGGCAACTTCGAACTGGACGGATTCGCACGAAGACTTTGTCTCGAGAATGCTACGTGGAGTAATGACACTCCCGTCTGCAGAG AAATCAGATGCATGGATCCTGATCGAACCGGCGTTCTCTCAGCCCAGGTGTCGACCCACAGCGTCGGCGGTGTCGCCCACTACGCATGTCCTCGAGGTTACTATATGGAGGGCAACGGGACCCGAATTTGTCTGCAGAATGGTTCATGGAGCGGCAGCATCCCAGCTTGCTTCG ctgTTGACTGCAAATATCCGGGACAGATCGAAAACGGTAGAGTGATAGTCGTCAACGGTTCCACAGTCTATGGTGGAGCAGCTGAATATCACTGTCTACCACAGTTCGAACGTGTCGGACCCTTCCTCAGAAAGTGCCTTGATACCGGACTCTGGAGTGGTCAGGAACCAACGTGCGAAT TGGTCACGAACGACGTTGCTGAGGCCCAGGGCGTGGGAACCAGCGTAGGCATCGGCGCCGGAGTTATTCTCTTCATCCTTTTGATACTCGGTCTGATTTATCTGAGATT ACGGAAGGCAACGCCGGTAAAAAATACTGAGAATGTCCAAGCAGCGGACCGTAAAGAGGACCAAAACGCGGCTGTGATGTCGTACGCGAGCCTTAACGACGGGACGACAAATACGGGTTACGAAAACGTCCCCGAGGAAGGACTGTACGACAGTCCTTACAGCATTAGCAGTAGCAC GTATGGCGGCAGCAACGGCGGAAGGACGTACGATAATAGACATTACGAGGTTGAACCGACTCCGAGGAACGGAATCACAATAAACGGGGTATCAGTGCGGTAG
- the fw gene encoding P-selectin isoform X1 translates to MSSLSLLVLGSLLQACNLATAQNLQGSDLRCSHPAVPVNAKVSLSTETLNPGTLATYNCDAGYELFGQSTLTCSNRGKWQGELPFCGTNVAFRKPANQSTTVRGGDAAHGNDGDVGTEHDGRRCTETQREHSPWWRVQLMKDYAVKVVRVTTRGCCGHQPLKDLEIRVGNSSTELQRNPLCAWFPGTIEEGVTKTLTCARALVGQYVFLQLVGVEGSLSLCEVEVFATDEFSVDRCASAGTPADTDIAAFNSTCYEFVVTKGGSFQDAKNYCQARGGDLVHGFMGASSNFILNNLERRKNKLKTQLVWIGAEKEPQIAARTWRWVDGEVVQSPAWGKDQPNNYNGEQNCVVLDGGRAWLWNDVGCNLDYLHWICQSKPRMCGSPDKAENTQITGNERSVGSTIEYECPEGFMLVGSRIRTCAESGFWSDIAPDCKFVDCGPLPGLDHGSVTLVDERTTHGALAEYSCNENYTLVGDVRRECGDAALWTGSQPQCMFDWCPEPPAINGGLVTTSGRRAGSMATYSCQNGFILFGDNVLECDMGGKWSGKAPQCRFVDCGAPAQIESGTVKLINGTTTVGSLMEYTCPEDYWLTGEARHVCTKDGKWSDETPYCELISCEEPETPTGSNIVKYDRNVHGVIEYECEAGYLMYGDARRTCGTDGYWTGDVPDCEYVDCGRVQTILYGAVEYVNGTTHLGSEITYSCTPNYRLNGVPRRYCLDNGQWSDATPKCKEVRCPEPVLAEHGILSVTGNDRMLGRTFIITGTVENSNTGATSYKIGASAKYRCERGYKVVGEPLSTCEDNGRWSGEVPQCVYVDCGKPEEIQHGHYTLTSNASYYGAAALYECDGNFELDGFARRLCLENATWSNDTPVCREIRCMDPDRTGVLSAQVSTHSVGGVAHYACPRGYYMEGNGTRICLQNGSWSGSIPACFAVDCKYPGQIENGRVIVVNGSTVYGGAAEYHCLPQFERVGPFLRKCLDTGLWSGQEPTCELVTNDVAEAQGVGTSVGIGAGVILFILLILGLIYLRLRKATPVKNTENVQAADRKEDQNAAVMSYASLNDGTTNTGYENVPEEGLYDSPYSISSSTYGYGGSNGGRTYDNRHYEVEPTPRNGITINGVSVR, encoded by the exons GATCGGACCTGCGATGTAGCCATCCAGCTGTACCCGTTAACGCCAAAGTTTCCTTGTCCACGGAAACCTTGAATCCCGGGACTCTCGCCACTTACAACTGCGATGCTGGTTACGAGTTGTTCGG TCAATCCACGCTGACTTGCAGCAATAGAGGAAAATGGCAAGGAGAACTACCGTTCTGTG GAACAAATGTGGCCTTTCGAAAGCCCGCGAATCAATCGACGACCGTTAGAGGAGGCGACGCTGCCCATGGAAATGACGGTGACGTTGGTACCGAACACGATGGGCGCAGGTGCACCGAGACCCAAAGAGAGCACAGCCCCTGGTGGAGGGTGCAGTTGATGAAGGACTACGCTGTAAAAGTGGTCAGAGTCACCACCAGAGGCTGCTGTG GTCACCAGCCACTCAAGGACCTCGAAATCCGGGTTGGAAACAGCAGCACGGAACTACAGAGGAACCCGTTATGCGCCTGGTTCCCCGGAACGATAG AAGAGGGAGTCACCAAGACTCTAACCTGCGCGAGAGCTCTGGTGGGTCAGTACGTCTTCCTGCAGCTAGTCGGGGTAGAGGGGAGCCTGAGCCTCTGCGAGGTCGAAGTGTTCGCGACTGACG AGTTCTCCGTCGACAGATGCGCAAGCGCCGGAACACCCGCCGATACTGACATTGCAGCGTTCAACTCAACCTGCTACGAGTTCGTCGTTACCAAAGGAGGATCCTTCCAGGATGCCAAGAACTACTGTCAGGCTCGTGGTGGCGATCTGGTCCACGGATTCATG GGCGCCTCGTCAAATTTCATACTAAACAACCTCGAGCGAAGGAAGAACAAGTTGAAGACACAGTTGGTGTGGATTGGGGCTGAAAAGGAGCCGCAGATAGCTGCGAGAACCTGGCGATGGGTGGATG GCGAAGTCGTGCAGAGCCCAGCCTGGGGCAAGGACCAACCGAACAACTATAACGGGGAGCAGAACTGCGTGGTCCTTGACGGTGGTAGGGCCTGGCTATGGAACGACGTTGGCTGTAACCTAGATTACCTTCACTGGATTTGTCAAAGCA AACCAAGGATGTGCGGTAGTCCCGACAAGGCAGAAAACACGCAAATAACAGGAAACGAGAGATCGGTGGGATCGACAATCGAGTACGAGTGTCCTGAGGGATTTATGCTCGTTGGTTCACGGATCAGGACGTGTGCAGAGTCTGGATTCTGGAGCGATATCGCACCAGACTGTAAAT TCGTGGATTGTGGTCCACTCCCAGGCCTGGACCACGGCTCTGTGACCCTTGTGGACGAAAGAACAACCCACGGAGCCTTGGCCGAGTACAGTTGCAATGAGAACTACACTTTGGTGGGCGACGTGAGACGGGAATGCGGCGACGCTGCTCTATGGACCGGGAGTCAGCCGCAATGCATGT TCGACTGGTGCCCCGAGCCACCGGCAATCAACGGAGGACTTGTCACAACTTCAGGAAGACGCGCTGGATCGATGGCGACTTACTCGTGTCAAAACGGGTTCATCTTGTTCGGTGACAAC GTCCTGGAGTGCGACATGGGCGGTAAATGGTCCGGCAAAGCACCCCAGTGTCGATTCGTGGACTGCGGAGCTCCGGCACAGATCGAATCGGGCACAGTGAAGCTGATCAACGGTACGACGACGGTGGGCAGCCTCATGGAATACACCTGCCCTGAGGACTACTGGCTCACAGGAGAGGCGAGGCACGTCTGTACCAAAGACGGTAAATGGAGTGACGAGACTCCGTACTGCGAAC TGATATCATGCGAAGAACCCGAAACCCCAACTGGCAGCAACATCGTTAAATACGACAGGAATGTCCACGGCGTGATCGAATACGAATGCGAAGCAGGGTACCTGATGTACGGAGATGCGCGTCGGACATGTGGCACGGATGGATATTGGACCGGAGATGTTCCTGATTGCGAAT ATGTGGACTGCGGTAGAGTCCAGACGATTCTTTACGGAGCGGTTGAATATGTTAACGGTACGACGCACCTTGGAAGCGAGATCACATACTCGTGCACGCCAAACTACCGGCTGAATGGCGTCCCGAGGAGGTACTGTCTCGACAATGGTCAGTGGAGCGATGCGACGCCAAAATGCAAGGAAGTCCGTTGTCCTGAGCCTGTTCTTGCGGAGCATGGAATTCTCTCGGTTACCGGAAACGACCGAATGCTCGGAAGAACATTCATCATAACTGGAACCGTCGAGAACTCCAATACCGGCGCTACTTCCTACAAAATAGGTGCATCGGCCAAGTACCGATGCGAACGAGGGTACAAAGTCGTCGGAGAACCACTTTCCACCTGCGAAGACAACGGACGATGGAGCGGCGAGGTTCCTCAGTGCGTTT ACGTTGACTGCGGTAAGCCTGAAGAGATTCAGCATGGACACTACACGCTCACGTCGAATGCTTCATACTACGGAGCCGCGGCTTTGTATGAGTGTGACGGCAACTTCGAACTGGACGGATTCGCACGAAGACTTTGTCTCGAGAATGCTACGTGGAGTAATGACACTCCCGTCTGCAGAG AAATCAGATGCATGGATCCTGATCGAACCGGCGTTCTCTCAGCCCAGGTGTCGACCCACAGCGTCGGCGGTGTCGCCCACTACGCATGTCCTCGAGGTTACTATATGGAGGGCAACGGGACCCGAATTTGTCTGCAGAATGGTTCATGGAGCGGCAGCATCCCAGCTTGCTTCG ctgTTGACTGCAAATATCCGGGACAGATCGAAAACGGTAGAGTGATAGTCGTCAACGGTTCCACAGTCTATGGTGGAGCAGCTGAATATCACTGTCTACCACAGTTCGAACGTGTCGGACCCTTCCTCAGAAAGTGCCTTGATACCGGACTCTGGAGTGGTCAGGAACCAACGTGCGAAT TGGTCACGAACGACGTTGCTGAGGCCCAGGGCGTGGGAACCAGCGTAGGCATCGGCGCCGGAGTTATTCTCTTCATCCTTTTGATACTCGGTCTGATTTATCTGAGATT ACGGAAGGCAACGCCGGTAAAAAATACTGAGAATGTCCAAGCAGCGGACCGTAAAGAGGACCAAAACGCGGCTGTGATGTCGTACGCGAGCCTTAACGACGGGACGACAAATACGGGTTACGAAAACGTCCCCGAGGAAGGACTGTACGACAGTCCTTACAGCATTAGCAGTAGCACGTACGG GTATGGCGGCAGCAACGGCGGAAGGACGTACGATAATAGACATTACGAGGTTGAACCGACTCCGAGGAACGGAATCACAATAAACGGGGTATCAGTGCGGTAG
- the sqh gene encoding myosin regulatory light chain sqh: MSSRKTAGRRATTKKRAQRATSNVFAMFDQAQIAEFKEAFNMIDQNHDGFVDKEDLHDMLASLGKNPTDDYLEGMMNEAPGPINFTMFLTLFGERLQGTDPEDVIKNAFGCFDEENTGNINEERLRELLTTMGDRFTDDDVDEMYREAPIKGSMFDYIEFTRILKHGAKDKDEQ; this comes from the exons ATGTCTTCTCGCAAAACAGCCGGACGTCGTGCGACGACGAAGAAACGCGCACAGCGCGCGACTTCGAACGTCTTCGCGATGTTCGATCAGGCTCAAATCGCTGAGTTCAAGGAGGCCTTCAACATGATCGACCAGAATCACGATGGTTTCGTCGATAAGGAGGATCTCCACGACATGCTCGCATCACTGG ggAAAAATCCGACCGACGATTACCTCGAGGGTATGATGAACGAGGCGCCGGGACCGATTAACTTCACCATGTTCCTTACGCTCTTCGGTGAACGACTTCAGGGCACCGATCCCGAGGACGTGATCAAAAATGCGTTTGGCTGCTTTGATGAGGAGAACACTGGCAATATAAACGAGGAACGTCTCAGAGAGTTGCTCACCACGATGGGAGATCG ATTCACGGACGACGATGTGGACGAGATGTACCGGGAGGCGCCCATCAAGGGATCGATGTTCGATTACATCGAGTTCacacgaattttgaaacacgGGGCTAAGGATAAGGACGAGCAGTAG